The window ccagCATAGTCTgttcttccacatcagaaaagatttatcttggtactgtgtcaaggttctgtcttagtatgctctgtggttgcagcttagtctgatcttccacattagaaaggaaataatcttgatttgtgtcgtcagctattaaataatattcgtgtcaaaatgggagacaataaacaagaagaatctacatcaagtgtcaataatacgtcatcgttgACATcctcgcttatgacaagaattgtgtcaaatgcgaaatttgcggtaaaAATTTTTGACGGATCAgaacattttgggatgtggcaaggcgaggttctagatgtcctttttcaacaagggccgGATCTATTTCCATACATTGATGTAATCAATTCATTGCAGTAGAAATTTTGTTTCTCAACTCTCATGGTTTTCTAATCGGAATGAACTTGAATCTAGTCTTCTAAAGAATAATATCTATACTTTTCTTGAATATTTACTCAAATTTCTCGCATCAATAAGGTTACGAGTGATTCATAATTTAATGGAGATCTGCACAACATAGACACAGACATGTTGATAGCCAGTAAACATTTCTTGTTCTCTACAATTAGTGAAACATTTCTCAAACTCTGCTGAAATAACTCGGGTAATTCTGATCAGGAAAGTTGATCCCACATAATGACTTAGCATGAGGGACCAAACAAGTTATCAAATATTGTAGTAAATTTTATTTCTAATTGCGGACCAAGTGGTCCAGACCTGAATCAAAACAAGGGAATTACCTATTATTATCAGTCTGATCTCAAAGATCCTGTATTGATAATTAATCAATGTTATCAAGTTGATTTCTAAATATCCTGTGTTCTCTATCTTTTCATGAAAAACAGTAGGGCAGCAATGGTATATGTATTTGACAATGAGTTGGAAAACAAAACCATGAGATACCTCGATACCTCATATGCTATTGTCAATCAACAATGCAACAAATGCCTCTTCACCAGTAAAATTTGAGATATAATTGACCTGTTTTCTCTGAGAGTACTTCTATAAATGGACACATAATGGGCATCTGGGGTATGTTTTGGTCCTGTAAATCATCATATGGCACCTCAtcatatttatggatttgattctAAGAAATCCTTTGTTCCATGTAGGAGAAAAATGTAGGACCTATTGTTCTTTATGAGCTGAAGTAATTAATCATGTCAATTAGTTGGAAGGCAGGACCATGTGGTTATTGACATGTCATTGTTTTTCACTAGTGGCCAACCCAAATGGCTCTTCACCACAAAATCATGAGATTTATGACTATCCATTTTCTTATATAAACATGTTTTGAGAAGCTCCACACCACCACAGCTATCCAAAAAATTAGAGAACTACTCAAAGCTTTCCCTGCTTTCATAACCCAATAACAATTGCAACCGCTACTTTGCCATCTTAAATAAAAGCTCATGGCTATCCGTATGCCTCGTATAATCAAGAAGTCGTCATCAGCTGGAGATATTCCAAAGGGCCATTTTGCTGTTTATGTTGGGCAGAAGCAGAAGAAGAGATTTGTGATCCCTATATCATTCTTGAACCAACCTTCATTTCAAAACTTGCTAAGTCAAGCAGAGGATGAGTTTGGCTTCAATCATCCAATGGGTGCCATCACAATACCCGTCCCAGAGGATATCTTCATTGGCATCACTtctcagtttaggatttaagtaTATAGTTGAGAATCTCACAATTTTGTATATCAAAGTAGGATATCCATCTTGTATAGTTGGTTAATTAGAAGCTATGTAAAGCTTAGCACCACAAAGATTGGCGCTTTTTGACTCGCAACGACTAATTCAAAGAATACAGATACAACattcttttctctcactaaatgCATCCGAAAGAAATTTATCTTCAGTGCTGAAATATTCAGCTTATCCACTTCGCCAATATATAAGATAGAATTTTCTGTGTTCTAGCAGTGTAAAAGATTTTTATACAAATAAATTTTAATGACATGATCATAGTGCCCAAAATATTTATGCTATCTGCTGTGTACCAGGGGCGGATGAGCAAACGAGTGcggggttcaactgaacccactACTTTTGACCCagagcataaatttatgtaaaaatttatcaAAACTATAAAAAATAGTAGACATGAACCCATAAGTTTAAATATACTatgagttcaatgctaaaaacattAAAGGTTGAAGAGTTTAAATTTTAGATCTGTCTCTGCTGTGTACAGTTAGACCTCTCTATAACGGTATCCCTATATAACAATCATTAGTTAAGTTTTTTTCGGAACTGATCCTTTATTTTATGTTATAATATCTTTTTTTATAACAGCACTTTACTGTAACGTCCGAAAATTACGATTGTTATAAAGAGGAGGCTTGTTATAGGGGAGGTTTGACGGTATAAATTAAAGCCCTTGAAATATTGCTTGATTTGTGGGATAAAATTTGGATATTTtgctttttgaaatttttagtgGTGCGGGTGGAGGAGGTTATGAAAGAATATCATAATTTAATCCAAAACTTTAGTTAGGTCAGAGTAATTTACCAGAGGAGAACGGGTTTACGAATGCATTCAGATGGTGATCACTTCGTGCCTTACACCTTGTGTATCTCTGAAATCTTCTTCTTGTcttcaaaatatcaactttggtCAATTGAATTACACCCTTTTACGGAAATCGTGTATATGTGTGCCGTGATTTGGTTGATTAGTATGCCAAGAAATCCTTTACGAAGAATGCAGCTGTGTTGTTCGATGAAATTCCTGTGAAGAACACTTCCTGTCAGGCTGCCCTGAAGATAAGATGTGGATGAGGGGCCTTGCATTGGCGAGGAAGATTTCATTTCCATGCTGATGTTCATTACCAGCCCGTGCATCTTGTGAGTTGCTCTTCTGTTTTACAGCTCTGCCTTCTGATACCATATACAAATAAACCACCCAATGCTAGGACCAAACCATTTAGAAGTTTTGATTACTTAAACATTAAAGTATCCAAGAATTGAAATAATCATGTACTTGCCTAAATCAATTTCTTAGCTTGCTGATTTTAGTTGGTTCTACTCTTCACGTGCACTGGTTAAAGTTGACACGTTTGTGTAGTTGCTAAGATTATCATTTGAAATTATAGCTTGAGGATGAATTAGGCGTTCCATTTGTCTTTGTCTCTTGTATCATACAGGTCATAGCTCTGGCTGTTCATAAATACTTAGAAGTTTGGTATAGGAATTTTGATTGCTATAAATTGCTGTTCAAAGTCAACTTGTTGTTAGATTTATATAATCTGATCATTTCAAGGTGCAGTGTGTCAA of the Nicotiana tabacum cultivar K326 chromosome 7, ASM71507v2, whole genome shotgun sequence genome contains:
- the LOC142162447 gene encoding auxin-induced protein 15A-like, whose protein sequence is MAIRMPRIIKKSSSAGDIPKGHFAVYVGQKQKKRFVIPISFLNQPSFQNLLSQAEDEFGFNHPMGAITIPVPEDIFIGITSQFRI